TTTTGGATGAACAGTTAATTCATCGTTACcaatttttcccctttccatcAAATACATTGGCTCAAGCAGCAGGGAGGCTTAATAAGTTATACACTCCAGACCCAAATGGGGCTGCCCATGGTCAACACTCAGCAGACTTCTAACAAACACCTCTTTGCTGTGCACTCGGATGGACAAAActaggcagcagctgctgcagggccCCTGGGAAAGTTCCTCAAGCTGTGCTCCTCGTCCAGTCCTCCTCACGTGCTTCCGAAtgtacacacaccccccccagcccgtAGCCTCTGAGTTACACAGGCATGTACAGACTGTGCAGACACCCCCGTTCCTCCATGCAGTTTGGCCTAGAGTCCAAGGTTTCTTTGGGAAAGGTTTTTTGCTATGCTTTGGGGTTGTTGTCCCCCCTTCAACTAAAGGTCTGTCTCTTCAGCTTGTGCCAAGAGACGAGACTTGACTGTCTCCATCCCTTTCTCTGTCAGCCTTTTAGCCCTGAAAAAGGACGAGGCAGTGATGATCCTGTGCTATGCAATGCTGGAAGGAAACTGTCTCTCGTCGGTGGTCACCCAGGCCTGGAAGGAGATGGAAGAAAGAGTCCTTGGGTTCGGAGATTCGGTAAAGATGCTGATGTCCACCTTTGACACCCACTGTGTGCGGGGCTCCCTACAGTGCTGACCACAGCCAGAGCTCGTCAGCACTGTCCTTTCAGGTGCCACCTCCTGGGAGAAGCTGACCTGGGCGACCAGGGAGGCAAGCTCCAAGTCAGGGATATGGGAGCTCCTCAGtctccttttccccctgtgaccTCCCTGCTGCATCCACCGTAGGTGTGTGACAGCCTCGGGCGGCGTCACATGGACCTGTGCCCTAACTGCGCTTTCTGCTCGCTGAAGAGGGAGCAGTGTCCAAACATCAAAAACCTGAACCGTGTTCACTGTGAGATAGGCAGCTTCACCACCTACATCAACCCTCAGATCTCAGCCCAGTACCAGGCTGCAGGCAACAAGGTACCCAGCGTGCTGCATCTCCAGCCGGCCTCTGAGGAGAAGCCTGgactgggtggtggggaaggggaggaagaagcaTAGCTCTCTTTATCCCACCCCTTTGCAGACCAGCTCCCCAGAGACCTCGGAGTACTATGGCATGGAGGTTTTCAGAGGGCTGAGGGCGGAGTACTGGTGCAGCCGGATAGCCATCCGTGGCTGTGAGGACCCTCGTGTGACCCTCTGGCTGAAGGCAGAGTACACTGCCTTCCAAGACAGAGATGCCCCGAGCCAGGTGGGTGCCCAGTGGGTGCTCccatccctccttctcctcttctttctctggcCTTCATTCCCATCTCCCCAGATCTGCGACTCGGGTGGAGTTCAGCACCCCAGCTACTGTGCGTTCAAGAGCCACCAGTGTCTGCAGCAGAGCCTCTACAACCAGAAGGTGAGAAGCAGCCTGCACTGCCCTTTACACAGCTTTCTCCTCCATGGCTGGTCCCTCCACAGCCAGCCCCGAGTCCCTGCAGGACTCACTGGCCCACTGCTTGTCGCTCTAGTAGGTCACACTTGGGTGTGTTTGAGGGGGTGACAAATAGTGACCCGAGCACAGCTGGCATGTGCAGTGGGATTTGCCCAGATCCTGTAAGAGATGTCAGCGGAGACAGACACTAACGTTGAGACAGAGGAGCTGTGGGGAGCCTCCCACCCGTCGGGGTATCCCTGTATATCCCTGCAGGGGAGGGTCTCCACCATCTACTGGGTGCTTCCTAGGTGGTAACAAAAACCAGAAACaccagagcaggacagaggactAGCCCATATCTTAGGAAACACACAGTTCAGCTATCATCCGCTCCCTCCGGCTTCCCAGCTGgttctcccctcttccctctggTGCCCCCATCATCCCAGCCTCCAGATGCTGTCCATCATGGAGGTCCTCTTTCCCTGAGGGAAGGATGGGCAGTGGTATCAGTCCTATGAACTCAGGCTCTCCTTGCAGGTGTCTCGCCGTGGCTGCCACAGAAACGAGACGTACCGGGTGCTGAgtgagaaggagggaggggaggaggtgcagcTGTGGCACCAGATGTTCCTCAGCCTCACCAAGGGGTGATGCATGGTAGTGGGGGAATGCGTGGGAAGCACAGGGCTCCAGAGCAGGCTCTCTGGGGCTGTGGTGGAGCAGAGAGCCTGGATAGACTTGGACAGCTCTTCCCAGACCCCTTGCTGTCCAGCCAGCTCATCATGGCCAGATGTCCCCCTCCAAGCACCTGCTCTTGACCATCGGCAGTGGCACACCAGGAGGGGAGCCTCACTCAAGTGCGTTTCACTGTGGCACCTGCTGGAACTCctcctgaaaacattttctccagCCAAAGGAGCAGCTGAGCATCGGAGAAGGCATCAGCCCTGGGAACCTGGATTTAAAGCCACTGGCCCAAGTGTCCTTGTCTGAAGTCCCCAGCCATCTCTTGCCTCCCTCTTCCTGCAGGCCTATACCAGTCAGTAGTTCTCCCAGGGATGAGTCTTATTGTATAAAAAGAGCCCATTTGCCCCACAAACCTAATTTGctcctttctttctgctgctgccgCTCTATTGCTCCGCTCAGTGACCCCTCTCATGTCCAAGGTGGGTGCCTGCTCCCCCCTGCTCCACTCCCTGGTGCTTCTCGCTCGCTGCAGCCCATGTGGCCGCTGAGCACAAGGACTCTAGTGTGGCCTCGTACCCTCCCAGCCcatgggagggagcagagccaggtaTCCTCCAGATCCCAAATGCAGCATGTGAAGAAGGAGCTGACGTACgcactttgctttctgttgcaGCTGGTTTATTTCTGAAGAAGTTTAAGGGTTTATTGGGCCTGCATCCTCCACTCCTCCGTCCGGAAAAATAATTCAAACCACAAAAAGCCCAATGAGGCTGGCAAGAGGGTACTGGGTGGAGAGCAGACAGGAGCTGATGGCACCCCCGGAGCCAGGGGCTGCTCTCCGGCAGGGCAGCAAAACCCCACGCCTCCTCCTCCGCTCCCTCTCAGGCTGTGTGGCTCCCCCACAccttcccctgcttccccatGTCCCTCCCCGGGCTGTCCTCTCCCCGGCTGCCTTGCAGTCCCTCAGCAGCCTTCCGCCACCCCCTCAGCGGCAGCTGTGCACCTCCACCAGGTGCCGGCACTGCTTGCACTTGACGGAGCAGCACCAGCGAAACTTGCAGCTGCACCGCTCCACCACCTCCGCCTGGGCCGTGTGGAAGCCCCTGCCGCAGCACAGGAGCTCGCAGCCATCCATGGCCGGGGATGTCCGGTTGCACTGGCGGCCGGAGGTGCCGAAGACCCCACGCCGGGGGTCTCGGTCGCAGAAGTCTGGGCTGGCCAACAGGTAGACCAGGTCGTGAGCCGTGTAGGGCTTGAAGCGAGAGCTCTTGGGCACCAGGAGCTTGCGGGAACCGACCCGCTTGGGGTGAACCTCCGTCGCCCCCTCGAACTTTTCCTTAAGGATGTTGCCCACCTTGCGGAAGGGGGGCATGACCTTCCAGCACGTGCGCACCTCGCAGGAGCCCGACACACCGTGGCACTTGCACTCCACCTTCATGTGGGCCAGGAGAGCCTGGGGAgtgggaggcagctgccagccagacCTGGGACACTCTGCCCTACACCTCCCATGCCTATGAGCCCCCCAGCAGCCACTGTTCCCCTGCACACCTCCCATGGAGCTGGAGGGCAGGatcaggggaagggaaaggaaaggaagggaagaagggaagggaagaagggaagggaagggaagggaagggaagggaagggaagggaagggaagggaagggaagggaagggaagggaagggaagggaagggaagggaagggaagggaagggaagggaagggaagggaagaaaaaagtctttttaagcCAAGCCAATATGAAACAGAAGGGAATCCACTCTGTGGGAAACAGGCTAGCTTGGGTCCATAAGAGAAATCcctgaggcagaggaagagaCAAGGATCTGCGCTGATCTGCCCAGAGCCAGAGGATGCTCAAGGGACCAGATCTGACAGGGGCCCCTACAGAGGATGGTGTCTTTGCTCAGGAGGGACTGGAGGGGCAGGGAAGCCCTTCAGAGCAGAGCGGGGAAACTCAtttcctttgcagaaaaggccaaGGAAGGTAAATCACAGCTGGGCTCACTGAGGAAAAGGACTCTGCACAGAGGCACTAGGGGAGGCTGAGACCCCCCTCTGTGCAGGCAAGGAGCCAGCTCGGTGTGAGCGGCGCAGTGCTGGGctgaggaaaggcagcaggaCGCAGACCCCCTCTGGGAGTCCCAAGCTTCTCCTCAGGGTAAGGGGTCTGGACTGAGCTCCACCTAGCCAGGGAGAAGCCTCTGAAGCTGGGATTGCTTCCCAGCCTTTGTTCCTGCCCTTACCTTCCTCCCAGCCTCGTTGTTGTGCAGGTTCATGAGTGCTCGGCTGGAGGAGACGCCGCGGCTCCTCTCAGGGTTGTCTACAAAGGCTTGAGAAAAGGCAATCCCATAAGACAGGTTATCAGAGCAGCCTGACCATTGGAAACCTGCAGAGGGAAAGCAGCCATGAGATGAAGAAGGAGAAGTCCTGGGAGGAGCTTCCAAAGGGCTGAGGTCCGTGGAGAAGGCAGGTGTCTCCTCCCCTGGTGAGGGTCTCCCCCATGTATCTTCTCCTCTGCCACCCCCTCCCTGCCACTGGCCTCCTCCTTCACCTTCGGGGCTGACTCCTCGGATCTTGCGGTCGCAACCACACTTCTCCAGCTCCCCACGGCTGCAGGCACGAGTCACAGCAAAGGCAACGCCGGCGGCAGAGATGGCGTGGATGAAAGCAGACTCCCGCGTGCCTGCAGTGGGGCGAGAAATGGCACTGAAGGGACATGGGGGTGGGGAAAGAGGCTGTGACTGCATGCAGGAAGGATGCATTCAGATGGAGACTGCTTGGGAGAAATGGCTGTCAGGATGTTCAACCGGTGCTGCTGTTCTTGAGGCCTGGAGCTAGTAAGGGAGATGGCTCTGTGGGGTCCTCCTGGCTCAGCACCCTCACCTTGGCACCCTCAATTTCTGGGCTGGGTATCCCATTGAGAGAGAGAAGTCAGCAGCCcccaagggaaaagaaagggcagCCGTGGTGGGGGACACCAGGAGCTGAGCCTCCCATGCACAGCAGTTTTTCAGGGAGGACCCTGCCACCTTGTCTCTAGGAGCCAGAGAGACCCTGCTCATAGCTCCCTGTATGGCTCCTCCTGCGCAAACACATGCAAAATGTGTTCTGTGCTGTTTTGGGGGCATAGGCAGATCCTTTTTACCTGGCCTGCAGCAAAAAGGGACTGCAGCTTCAGAGAAAAAGGTTTGATTTGAGCTGCTACTCCAAagggctgggctggtggcagGGTAAGGGAGAAGATGTACCAGTCTGCAGAGCTGGTACCCAGAAAGGTCCAGATGGGACCGAAAAGCCAAGCCTGgctgaatgaggaaaaaatttaGCCAGAATATTAATATTTGTAACAGCAAGTGCATTTGGTTCCGTTTGCTCTCTGTTGACATCTACATTAGCGTGTGGAGGAAGGCACTGGCCGCTCTGGGGCTGGGCCCAGTGTGACACTTGCACACTAGCTCAGGAAAGGCTGATGTGTCAAGGGGACCCCGTGGGCATACTGAAGGGACCCcatgccagctctgcctgcaccgCCTCCCCCTCACTGACCTTGGATGGCGACCTTGCCGAAGATCTGCAGCCCCTGCAGGGTGGAGCAGTTCCACCGGCGAGAGTGAAACTGGTGCTGGCACTCCTCGACAGCCAGCTCCGCACCTCGCTTCACCGCATCCATGGCTTCCACCTGCCGCTGGCAAATGTGGACCTGCTCTTCTACCAGCCCCATCAGACCTTTGCAGCCAGCAGGGTCCCGGAGGACCGCCCGCAGTGAAGGCTGCTTGGCCAGGTacctgtggggcaggggagagatTCAGTCGCAGATGGGCTAGAGCCAGGGCCATGTCTGCGGGGGACTAGCTCTCTATAGCCTTATCTTAGAGCAGAAAcggagcagggaaggggatgtGCCGCTTCTTGTCTGTGTTGAATTGGACATTCCTGGTCTGCGCCTCTTCAGCTTCACCGACCCTCTCCCTTCATGAGACGCCCCTCCTAATGTGCTGCTTTTGGGCTACCCTCAGAAGGAAGGTTCCTTCTTCCACCCTTTTCTCACAGATCTGCCTGTTTTCTTGGGAGACAGCACCTCCCCAGGTGACTTTCCAATCCTGACAGTACAAGTGCAAAGCATACTTACAGCCAGGTCACGGCGAGGACGTGCTGCACGGGGATCAGCACCACGTACAGCCACACCATCTCCATCCTGTCCCCGGCAAAACTCCGCCTTCAGCCACGGTGCAGCAGCCGCCTGAATCCCCCCCTGCGACCTCCCGCTGCCTCTGCCCGACAGTCGCTCTCACAGCAGCTCCGGCCCGGCACTGCAAAGCACGGGTAGCCCCTGCCCTGGGCAATGACCATGGGCTGTCCTGGTGTGCCTGTCAGCATCAGAGACCCAGTGGCCCGCAGAAACCTGGCAGGTTGGCCCTGTGAGTGTGTCCACGCGGTTGCTGTCCCCTATCTACAGCTCGTGAAGCATCGTGGGAGAGCTCTGAACTAGGGGTCTGGGGTGGGCATCCGTCGGAGGGAGTTCACATGGCTGGGGACAGCATCAGTCTCAGACCCCCCGGTCTCTGCCGTCCCATCAGCAGACGATCTGGTGGTCTTCCTCTGCAGTCAAGTCACTTCATCAGCAGGAAGCAGCCCGAGACCCAGTCAGCAGCAGACAGAGCCTTCCACGCAAGAAAAACCTGGCAGTACCAACCAGCTGTTGCTAGACCCACCAGCTCGTCATCACTTTGTCACCAAGTTCTTTGGGGAGCCGGGGAGTTTCCTTGCAGTGATCGCTcatgggagcagagaggggaagaCCTGCTGCCTCACTCATCCCCAGCCGCCGTCCTTGAGAACACTCCCTCATCTGCCTCCTCCAGGCTGGAGATTCTTCTTTTCTACTCTGCAGCCCACATAGCTACGGCAAACAGACACAGCCCGGCTGCTCCCTGGCTCTCTTAACTCTTTCCCTGGCAGCTCTCCCTTCATCCTCTTCGTTTTCTTCCCCATGGCGAGAGGGACAGTCCTTGCCCTTCTCCTAAGCAGGCATAATGGTGTGGCTGCCCCTTTTCTCAGGGGGTAGCCCTTTCCTAAGAGCCCCTGGGAGTTTCTGTCTGGGGAGCTGAAATGTCCTGGGAGCAAAGCCCGCCGTTTCTCCAGCAGGCCTGGGATGTGCCAACTGTCCTGACCACCCTGGAAGGTGAAACTCCTCACGCAGCCCGGAGGTTTCTGTTTTCCCTATCTGAATCATTCAGAAAGTGAAACGCGCCCTGCTATGGTCCTTCCACCATGGCCCCACATGCGGGTTAACCCCTTTGCTGTGCTCTTCCACATTTCCCTGCACAAAGAGGTCTGAAGAGCACTGGGGTTTATCAGTCATCCTTTCAATCCTGAGCAGCCCCTCTGTTGTAGCACGCTTTCCATCTCTGTCCTTgccttcccagctccctgcatCCCTCATTCTGTTGGGTCCTTGCTCCTGCTTTCTGGAGTCACCACTCCGGGCCGGCAGGCATGTTGGGATCTGCAGCATCAGGGTGTAGCCTACAATACACACCCCAGTAATCTGGTCTTACCTGCTGTCGACTCAGACAGCGGTGAGGAAATGCTGGGGTTTCCGCTGCTCTTCCCCACGAGCTGAGCCTCCAAGAGACAGCGAGGGGCAAAGGTGCGAGCCCACCTGGGCGGGGGGAGATGGAGACCATGGGCTGACGCACCAAGACCCGGTGAGGTGAGTGAACCTGGCTGGGtgaggggtgctgcggggcagggCGGGCTCGTGGGCTAGG
This genomic interval from Calonectris borealis chromosome 1, bCalBor7.hap1.2, whole genome shotgun sequence contains the following:
- the LOC142087342 gene encoding protein Wnt-4-like, with amino-acid sequence MEMVWLYVVLIPVQHVLAVTWLYLAKQPSLRAVLRDPAGCKGLMGLVEEQVHICQRQVEAMDAVKRGAELAVEECQHQFHSRRWNCSTLQGLQIFGKVAIQGTRESAFIHAISAAGVAFAVTRACSRGELEKCGCDRKIRGVSPEGFQWSGCSDNLSYGIAFSQAFVDNPERSRGVSSSRALMNLHNNEAGRKALLAHMKVECKCHGVSGSCEVRTCWKVMPPFRKVGNILKEKFEGATEVHPKRVGSRKLLVPKSSRFKPYTAHDLVYLLASPDFCDRDPRRGVFGTSGRQCNRTSPAMDGCELLCCGRGFHTAQAEVVERCSCKFRWCCSVKCKQCRHLVEVHSCR